The DNA window GAGCACGACGAAGGCGCAGACCGCCTCGCCGGTGAGATCATCCGGCCGGCCCACCACCGCGGCTTCGGCCACGATCGGGTGCGACACCAGGGCCGACTCGATTTCCATCGTGCCCATGCGGTGGCCCGACACGTTGAGCACGTCGTCGATGCGCCCGGTGATGGTGAAGTAGCCGGTGTGCGGGTCGCGGATGGCACCGTCACCGGCCAGGTAATAGCCGTGCAACTCCTCCGGGTAGTAGCTTTTCTTGAACCGCTCGGGGTCGCCGTAGATGGTGCGGATCATCGCCGGCCAGGGCTTCTTGATGACCAGGATGCCCCCTGTACCCCAGGGCAGGTCGTGCCCGGCTTCGTCCACCACCTCGGCGAAGATGCCCGGCAGCGGCAAGGTGCAGGAACCCGGCACCATCGGCGTGGCGCCGGGCAGCGGGGTCAGCATGTGGCCGCCAGTCTCGGTCTGCCACCAGGTGTCGACGACGGGGCAGCGGCCGCCGCCGATGTGCTCGTAATACCACTCCCAGGCGGCGGGGTTGATGGGCTCGCCCACGGTGCCGAGAATGCGCAGCGAATCGAGCTTGTAGTTGCGCGGATGCACGGCGGCGTTGGTCTCGGCGGCCTTGATCAGCGAGCGGATCGCGGTCGGCGCGGTGTAGAACACATTCACCTTGTGGTCCTGGATCATTTTCCAGAACCGGCCGGCATCGGGGAACGTGGGGACGCCCTCGAACACCACCTCCGTGGCGCCGCAGGCCAGCGGGCCATAAGCGATATAGGTGTGGCCTGTGACCCAGCCGATGTCGGCGGTGCACCAGAACAGATCGTCGGGCTGGATGTCGAAGGTCCACAGCATGGTGAGCTGCGCCCAGAGCAAATAACCCGCGGTGGAATGCTGCACGCCCTTGGGCTTGCCGGTCGAGCCCGAGGTGTAGAGCAGAAACAGCGGATGCTCGGCCTCGACCCATTCGGGCGCGCATGCGGCGCTCTGGCCGGCCACCAGTTCGTGCAGCCACAAGTCGCGCGGCGCGTGGAAGGCGACGTTGCCGCCGGTGCGGCGGTACACCACCACGTTGCGCACGGTGTCGCAGCCGCCCAGACCCAGCGCCTCGTCGACGATGGCCTTCAGCGGCAAGGCCTTGCCGCCGCGGCGCTGCTCGTCGGCCGTGATCACCAGCACCGCGCCGGCGTCCTGGATGCGGTCGCGCAAGGATTGCGCGGAAAAGCCGCCGAACACCACCGAATGCGTCGCCCCGATACGGGCACAGGCCTGCATGGCGGCCACGCCCTCCACCGACATGGGCATGTAGATGACGACGCGGTCGCCCTTGTTCACGCCCAGCCCCTTCAAGGCATTGGCGAGCCGGGAGGTGCGCTCCAGCAACTCGGCGTAGCTCACGCGGGTGACGACGCCGTCGTCGGCCTCGAACACGATGGCGGTCTTGTCGCCCTTGCCGGATTCGACGTGCCGGTCCAGGCAGTTGTACGACACGTTGAGCTTGCCGTCGGCAAACCATTTGTAGAACGGCGCGCCGCTGGCGTCCAGGGTTTGCGTGAACGGCTTGTGCCAAGCGAGGTGCTCGCGTGCCAGCCGTGCCCAGAACCCTTCGAAATCGCCCTCCGCCTCGGCCACCAGCTTGCGGTACGCCTCCATGCCGGAGATGCGCGCACGCTTGACCGCCTCCGACGAGGGGTAGTAGGTCTTCAGCTCGTGATGCTCGGGTACAAGTTGCTCGGTCATGGTTGTCTCCAGATTNNNNNNNNNNNNNNNNNNNNNNNNNNNNNNNNNNNNNNNNNNNNNNNNNNNNNNNNNNNNNNNNNNNNNNNNNNNNNNNNNNNNNNNNNNNNNNNNNNNNNNNNNNNNNNNNNNNNNNNNNNNNNNNNNNNNNNNNNNNNNNNNNNNNNNNNNNNNNNNNNNNNNNNNNNNNNNNNNNNNNNNNNNNNNNNNNNNNNNNNNNNNNNNNNNNNNNNNNNNNNNNNNNNNNNNNNNNNNNNNNNNNNNNNNNNNNNNNNNNNNNNNNNNNNNNNNNNNNNNNNNNNNNNNNNNNNNNNNNNNNNNNNNNNNNNNNNNNNNNNNNNNNNNNNNNNNNNNNNNNNNNNNNNNNNNNNNNNNNNNNNNNNNNNNNNNNNNNNNNNNNNNNNNNNNNNNNNNNNNNNNNNNNNNNNNNNNNNNNNNNNNNNNNNNNNNNNNNNNNNNNNNNNNNNNNNNNNNNNNNNNNNNNNNNNNNNNNNNNNNNNNNNNNNNNNNNNNNNNNNNNNNNNNNNNNNNNNNNNNNNNNNNNNNNNNNNNNNNNNNNNNNNNNNNNNNNNNNNNNNNNNNNNNNNNNNNNNNNNNNNNNNNNNNNNNNNNNNNNNNNNNNNNNNNNNNNNNNNNNNNNNNNNNNNNNN is part of the Thiomonas sp. X19 genome and encodes:
- the acs gene encoding acetate--CoA ligase, whose protein sequence is MTEQLVPEHHELKTYYPSSEAVKRARISGMEAYRKLVAEAEGDFEGFWARLAREHLAWHKPFTQTLDASGAPFYKWFADGKLNVSYNCLDRHVESGKGDKTAIVFEADDGVVTRVSYAELLERTSRLANALKGLGVNKGDRVVIYMPMSVEGVAAMQACARIGATHSVVFGGFSAQSLRDRIQDAGAVLVITADEQRRGGKALPLKAIVDEALGLGGCDTVRNVVVYRRTGGNVAFHAPRDLWLHELVAGQSAACAPEWVEAEHPLFLLYTSGSTGKPKGVQHSTAGYLLWAQLTMLWTFDIQPDDLFWCTADIGWVTGHTYIAYGPLACGATEVVFEGVPTFPDAGRFWKMIQDHKVNVFYTAPTAIRSLIKAAETNAAVHPRNYKLDSLRILGTVGEPINPAAWEWYYEHIGGGRCPVVDTWWQTETGGHMLTPLPGATPMVPGSCTLPLPGIFAEVVDEAGHDLPWGTGGILVIKKPWPAMIRTIYGDPERFKKSYYPEELHGYYLAGDGAIRDPHTGYFTITGRIDDVLNVSGHRMGTMEIESALVSHPIVAEAAVVGRPDDLTGEAVCAFVVLKRPVPTGEEALQIAQELRNHVGKEIGAIAKPRDIRFGDNLPKTRSGKIMRRLLRTLAKGEAITQDTSTLENPAILEQLGRNH